From a region of the Synchiropus splendidus isolate RoL2022-P1 chromosome 12, RoL_Sspl_1.0, whole genome shotgun sequence genome:
- the cep192 gene encoding centrosomal protein of 192 kDa isoform X2 produces the protein MAENFYKIEDEPFPSFLGKSLDSTVNRTTIGNVTLGSGPGLPVAASTVAKIRPDLDNRVDHAESSFLEAEKQFLDTNLSVGEKPKFTLGFKDDMDQSGEFVAVRRLSDLLVKINLDESFPPPSNMDQCHDMGLRTGFSKEKMLSAPSPENNEDVRSEGANSDQFTGSNSSFLANEKLMTLDSINSDITDDDIDLNNLPDEELELYFKKLMPPVMQRGQVEGQEIPGAHDFQMPDVRVAATGMDSCPASDEDTGDELDFGRRISGSTETHLLPSTTRQLVGESNRPSFRPGLEGGSSDDESSSAVNGPYPSAIEHRRSAEGQVINPPVTGDGGGGDGSSGSEDSGNAAGVPTPSIPAHYDALRGMGLVGSSDVVEEEDVALNMPTDLERMGDRVGPVGTGASPGEARRLSGALDSLESMQSSANFEGMLDSIYLKSGTRLGMQPDMSSLSVNHLQGNQESLCLSQVLPSFGPREGPFGDTIHADASDTNSDGDNNPLSTSLEAKYFTQSFQGDQDDSDDVWNNYSNSLDLEFQQGATTTNSVVYQNEEGQWVTDLAYYSSFQKEVDGKTPENDNKFETEDFVSASNALEKLAKDQAEFEKEHQFMQEEQIVPASGNSTFQSDSSWKAPASSHILMRASQVASEYNQNNQSYLRLSLGQFFEQRSEALGCLGVTDDLNWIKRPSFGYVITSPEKREPFPLLRPANFSPSEDDSPQNDAIDLSDADKTLNPEDLDHTLKSQEERESPKRDACDPDNKLSTTVVLSQEKDIPEPNNQSSASPQNNSHLMLSISSIASAIADASISTDPSQLANMILELSKKSRVRRLPKSTDATSSFTENSEATEESVNGSLEESTTLDTLQQSTHGEDLSFFDIEKYLKKADVSDSNETSVGHTTFELTRWSDTVNQPTTFQAGYSEEPRNSCTVSHPKSQVGDDAEKAPLSVAGPKLNSSAAQSKSQSKRSSIPRSTFSSSRSSLGTSVLEPSMKVKPLCSSKSPTDTKGELNQKASNKVQPFQETSLSKIPVSSSGLPRTSGKRTKGESVTQSPRQGGMMVKHQHEGSANSPETMHHGMSDMVAPLPQKSLDNASCQPAVDCAPELRLGLTGSSGEETQCNFRPSTSPLTHSSPSQTVPPPAVGAVSPMTPKCGPAGKRPVVDISPESTCSSPSLSRLTYISLNDGTVVPTPERQKSNCTMGLSTTIIRFSPTPPIEQEALSNADLQRFSKSLDQVPAQHCKSLDTQNYKDSAPVCTASTLSCTRSQSECNHRMPGDRTGDPAMNCKVHDHFTEANSKMLTKVESGYCSNLYMPQTSATAAPQTQQPYGPNATACVYSSGIVMQPPFPPDGSRYVPLSGFRPLCPGMMDIPHQRDMQALITGSSVFNSQLAQPYLHPEVPVPSGYHANTGGDVSTGDLAARKVLPISQPGVLGHAGQHLLPGSTSNQQMERMEKLYSQFGSEPIMSGGLEELRGQVVVPEELQFPNSCCVGIASQTSLSIFNPSERWQQVSISVTSLAIDGEKVESFPYQWLIVKNRTIIGPKSTEEQKVLFIPPQPGVYHCVLSVCSWPASAETELAARAKIFARRVVLIAIAENPSLDVEVSKLGLDFGDLPGGSAKILPLKIINRTHATVPIRLVISANATAWRCFTLSKQPVPLTAEGTQQAGHMTTVSSPSVMNHVMHASYGENPESFIVWIHFKAPQKYRPPSGEIGSADEYTARVDIEVDSPGASRVIQSIPIRARSGTAQVHAPKDLQTVRLSASLGRSTRQTLPLKNAGNIDVQLKLKSSDAEGCFKVMPSELSLRVGEEQGIVVSFTAQGSRKCTESLLTILVMPSGPEYELNLKGEVVPDNPGKTSGHSATAPVVNEDVPSILSNRQFVTWGGVTLGQAVQQKLILRNNSSDVTQYLQLLIRGQDQDCFQLQSMFSSDEGLTRRGEVTIRPGEDVTIHLLFAPTRVACMLARLEIKRSGARPSQSGTKFTIPLFGYGGTSNIILEDQRKQADGYVATLTDIAVDHVSKVCLCVRNTGSRAAFVKAVAFSDVPTRLVMEPTVMSLAPSQFVLKERTQEVITVLVKSTQRELSLAQAGTALMATIVLFCGDEVSRQQYRRLLQNKPDAARKALSENSLQKNIDFNEKFLGEDTITETCNLPQRPNEAHIFFGNMRKVVVSLLGTTKNTECERDTGMSTSSAWKTERSLDNGNVSLDVLPVKGPQGSAMTISESSAKSVQPLTKPSESWLIRPEQLLLPAPSPNGVACTSRVQIQNKTSKELSFDLSWPAHCLTVTPQHGVIEPQCHLQILVSPNPSLANKSSLLPWSGQIYVQCDGQQKFIKVQIRQDLALDVSAAPADTTLSALAPQPATPTLAANRPVAVSTVTPVTAPALLQINNRNILFPNTLSGDSSEAVLEVENGGVEVRWYLSSFAPAYVRGVDSSCDVYRATYTAFRCCRVSGTLGAKEKMKVPFTFLPRDRGDYAQFWDLECHPLSEPQQKTRIRFQLCGTGLQSALVEGAQEGDCSLVKIEASVKSRKRTDGLPSKNGHGEAAPRGVYSPKDVYTFPPTRIGESSTIKVDIYNRSPSAHELKFVNPREPFHIKKFKCSVRSQHFVKLSVYFKPTTAGRHDGLLLVQPVGSDSIVVQLTGEALP, from the exons CATGACTTCCAGATGCCTGATGTTCGTGTGGCAGCCACTGGTATGGATTCCTGCCCAGCTAGTGATGAGGACACTGGGGATGAGCTAGATTTTGGCAGAAGGATCAGTGGTTCCACAGAAACACATCTGCTACCAAGCACCACCAGACAACTCGTCGGGGAGAGCAATCGCCCAAGTTTTCGACCTGGATTGGAGGGTGGCAGCTCAGATGATGAGTCTTCAAGTGCAGTCAATGGCCCATATCCGTCTGCGATTGAGCATCGACGGTCTGCTGAGGGACAAGTTATTAACCCACCTGTCACAg GCGATGGAGGTGGGGGAGACGGTAGTAGCGGGAGTGAAGACAGTGGGAATGCAGCAGGAGTTCCGACTCCCTCTATTCCTGCCCACTATGATGCTTTACGTGGCATGGGACTTGTGGGTAGCAGTGATGTTGTGGAAGAAGAGGATGTTGCCCTAAACATGCCGACAGATCTTGAAAGG atgGGAGACCGTGTGGGACCAGTCGGAACAGGGGCGTCTCCAGGAGAAGCCCGCAGGCTCAGTGGGGCGCTG GATTCCTTGGAGAGCATGCAGTCTTCTGCTAATTTTGAAGGAATGTTGGATTCTATCTACCTCAAGAGTGGAACAAGACTTGGAATGCAACCAGACATGTCAAGCTTAAGTGTGAACCACCTTCAAGGCAATCAGGAGAGCTTGTGCCTGTCCCAA GTTTTGCCTTCGTTTGGCCCGAGGGAAGGCCCCTTTGGTGATACCATACATGCTGATGCCTCAGATACTAACAGCGATGGTGACAACAATCCACTGTCCACCTCACTGGAGGCCAAGTACTTTACCCAGAGCTTCCAAGGGGACCAAGATGATTCAGATGATGTCTGGAATAACTATTCAAATAGTCTCGATCTTGAGTTTCAGCAAG GTGCTACAACCACAAACAGTGTGGTGTACCAGAATGAAGAAGGGCAGTGGGTCACTGACCTGGCTTATTACTCGTCCTTTCAAAAAGAAGTTGATGGGAAGACGCCAGAGAATGATAATAAATTTGAAACTGAAGATTTTGTTTCTGCAA GTAATGCTTTGGAAAAGCTTGCCAAAGATCAAGCTGAATTTGAAAAGGAGCATCAATTCATGCAG GAGGAACAGATTGTACCAGCCAGCGGCAATAGTACCTTTCAGAGTGATTCATCTTGGAAGGCTCCTGCCAGCAGTCACATTCTGATGAGAGCATCTCAGGTTGCTTCAGAGTACAATCAGAACAATCAAAGTTATCTAAGACTCTCTTTAGGACAGTTTTTTGAGCAACGCTCTGAAGCTCTGGGCTGCCTAGGAGTTACTGATGACTTGAACTGGATCAAAAGG CCGTCTTTTGGCTATGTCATTACATCCCCAGAAAAGAGGGAACCATTTCCACTGCTCCGACCTGCTAACTTCTCTCCAAGCGAGGATGACTCTCCTCAGAATGATGCCATAGACCTCAGTGATGCTGACAAAACACTCAACCCTG AGGATTTGGACCACACTCTTAAGTCACAAGAGGAAAGAGAGTCCCCAAAAAGAGATGCTTGCGATCCAGATAACaag CTGAGCACCACTGTTGTCCTGTCTCAAGAGAAAGATATTCCTGAGCCAAATAATCAAAGCTCTGCATCCCCACAAAATAATAGTCATCTAATGCTAAGCATCAGCAGCATTGCCTCAGCCATTGCAGATGCATCCATCAGTACTGATCCGTCCCAGCTGGCCAACATGATTCTGGAATTGTCTAAAAAAAGCAGAGTGCGGCGACTCCCAAAATCAACGGATGCTACAAGCAGCTTCACGGAGAACTCAGAAGCTACTGAAGAA AGCGTGAATGGGAGCTTGGAAGAAAGTACAACATTGGACACGCTACAGCAGAGCACACATGGCGAAGACCTGAGCTTCTTCGACATTGAGAAATACCTGAAAAAGGCGGATGTGTCAGACAGCAACGAAACATCCGTGGGACATACTACATTTGAATTGACAAGATGGTCTGACACCGTTAATCAACCAACAACCTTTCAGGCAGGATATTCTGAGGAGCCGAGGAACTCTTGCACTGTGAGCCATCCAAAATCCCAAGTTGGCGATGATGCTGAAAAAGCACCCCTTTCTGTCGCCGGTCCAAAATTAAACTCATCAGCTGCCCAAAGCAAAAGTCAGTCAAAAAGAAGCTCTATTCCTCGCTCAACATTCAGCTCATCCAGATCATCTCTGGGGACTTCCGTACTCGAACCTTCAATGAAGGTGAAACCATTGTGTAGTAGCAAAAGCCCCACCGACACCAAAGGAGAATTGAATCAGAAAGCATCAAACAAAGTTCAGCCTTTTCAAGAAACGTCACTTTCAAAAATTCCTGTCAGCTCAAGTGGCTTGCCAAGAACTTCAGGGAAAAGAACTAAAGGGGAATCGGTCACACAGAGTCCTCGGCAAGGAGGAATGATGGTTAAACATCAGCATGAAGGATCTGCAAATTCTCCAGAGACCATGCATCATGGAATGAGTGATATGGTTGCTCCCTTACCTCAAAAGTCCCTTGACAACGCATCTTGCCAACCTGCTGTTGATTGTGCACCTG AACTTCGATTGGGTCTCACTGGGAGTTCTGGCGAGGAAACTCAATGCAACTTTAGGCCATCCACTTCTCCACTCACCCACTCCTCACCAAGTCAGACGGTGCCGCCTCCTGCTGTCGG AGCGGTGTCTCCAATGACACCAAAGTGCGGCCCTGCAGGCAAACGTCCCGTTGTGGACATCTCCCCTGAGTCCACTTGCTCCAGCCCAAGCCTCAGTAGGCTCACGTATATTTCCCTTAATGATGGCACCGTTGTTCCAACACCAGAGAGACAAAAG AGTAATTGCACCATGGGATTGAGCACCACCATCATCCGGTTCAGCCCAACGCCTCCTATTGAGCAGGAAGCACTTTCTAATGCGGATCTTCAAAGGTTTTCCAAAAGTCTTGACCAAGTTCCTGCTCAGCATTGTAAAAGTCTGGACACACAGAACTATAAAGACTCAGCACCTGTTTGTACTGCCTCTACTCTCAGCTGTACCCGCAGCCAGAGTGAGTGTAATCATCGCATGCCAGGAGACAGAACTGGCGACCCAGCCATGAATTGCAAAGTTCATGATCACTTTACTGAAGCCAATTCAAAGATGCTGACTAAAGTGGAATCTGGCTACTGTAGTAATCTTTACATGCCACAGACAAGTGCCACAGCAGCTCCTCAAACCCAACAGCCTTATGGACCAAATGCCACAGCATGTGTGTACTCTAGTGGAATTGTAATGCAGCCACCATTCCCTCCAGATGGTTCTCGCTATGTTCCTCTATCTGGATTTCGGCCGTTATGTCCCGGCATGATGGACATTCCCCATCAAAGAGACATGCAGGCTCTGATAACCGGATCTTCTGTCTTCAACTCCCAACTTGCTCAGCCCTATCTGCACCCAGAAGTTCCAGTACCAAGTGGCTATCATGCAAACACTGGAGGAG ATGTATCAACCGGTGACCTCGCAGCAAGAAAGGTACTTCCCATATCACAACCTGGTGTTCTGGGTCATGCTGGACAACATCTCTTACCTGGGAGCACTTCAAACCAACAAATGGAAAGGATGGAAAAACTATACAGTCAATTTGGGTCTGAACCAATTATGTCCGGCGGACTTGAGGAACTAAGAG GTCAAGTGGTGGTGCCGGAGGAGCTGCAGTTCCCTAACTCCTGCTGCGTTGGCATCGCCTCCCAAACCTCTCTAAGCATTTTTAACCCCTCAGAAAGATGGCAGCAAGTGTCAATCTCGGTCACAAGTTTAGCAATCGATGGAGAAAAG GTTGAGAGTTTCCCCTACCAGTGGCTCATAGTGAAGAACAGGACTATTATTGGGCCCAAGAGTACAGAGGAACAGAAAGTGTTGTTCATTCCACCCCAGCCAGGTGTCTACCACTGTGTCTTGAGTGTTTGCTCATGGCCGGCGTCTGCCGAGACAGAGTTAGCAGCCAGGGCCAAAATCTTTGCCAGAAGAGTTGTGCTCATTGCCATTGCCGAGAATCCATCATTAGAC gttgaaGTCAGTAAATTAGGCTTGGACTTTGGAGATCTGCCGGGGGGAAGTGCCAAAATTCTTCCTCTTAAGATCATCAACAGGACTCATGCTACCGTTCCCATCAGGCTCGTAATAAGTGCC AATGCAACAGCGTGGCGGTGCTTTACGCTGTCAAAGCAGCCTGTTCCCCTGACAGCTGAGGGGACTCAGCAGGCTGGACACATGACCACAGTCTCTTCTCCCTCAGTGATGAACCATGTGATGCATGCCAGTTATGGAGAG AATCCAGAAAGTTTCATAGTGTGGATTCactttaaagcccctcaaaaaTACAGGCCTCCCTCTG GTGAGATTGGTTCTGCTGATGAATACACTGCAAGGGTGGATATTGAAGTGGACTCTCCAGGTGCCAGTCGTGTGATCCAGAGTATTCCAATAAGAGCCAGGTCTGGAACTGCACAGGTCCATGCGCCCAAAGATTTGCAG ACTGTCCGCCTCTCAGCTTCTCTGGGCAGGTCCACTCGGCAGACGTTGCCCTTGAAGAATGCTGGAAacattgatgtgcaactaaaactTAAG aGCAGTGATGCTGAGGGCTGCTTCAAAGTCATGCCCTCTGAGCTGTCCCTCAGAGTGGGAGAGGAGCAAGGCATTGTGGTCTCATTCACAGCACAGGGCAGCAGAAAATGTACAGAAAG TCTTCTCACAATCTTGGTGATGCCCTCTGGGCCGGAATATGAGCTGAACCTGAAAGGAGAGGTAGTTCCAGACAACCCTGGAAAAACCAGCGGTCATTCTGCGACAGCCCCTGTTGTTAATGAAGACGTGCCGTCTATTCTCTCCAACCGGCAATTTGTCACCTGGGGAGGGGTCACCCTTGGACAAGCTGT ccaaCAGAAGTTGATTTTGAGGAACAACTCATCTGATGTGACCCAGTATTTACAGCTGCTCATTCGAGGTCAAGACCAGGACTGTTTTCAG CTCCAAAGCATGTTCAGCTCTGACGAGGGCTTGACCCGCCGTGGAGAGGTGACCATCCGTCCGGGAGAGGATGTCACCATTCACCTCCTTTTTGCACCCACCAGAGTGGCCTGCATGTTGGCCAGGCTGGAGATCAAGCGATCTGGAGCCAGACCCTCACAATCAGGAACCAAATTCACT ATTCCACTTTTTGGTTATGGTGGTACCAGCAACATaatcctggaggaccagaggaaACAGGCTGATGGCTATGTGGCCACACTGACAGATATCGCTGTAGATCATGTCAGCAaggtgtgcttgtgtgtgagaAACACAGGCTCCAGAGCAGCCTTTGTCAAAGCTGTTGCCTTCTCTGATGTGCCAACTCGGCTGGTTATGGAGCCCACGGTCATGAGTCTCGCCCCGTCACAGTTTGTACTGAAGGAGCGCACTCAAGAG GTGATCACTGTATTGGTAAAGTCCACCCAGAGAGAGCTTAGTCTGGCACAAGCAGGTACTGCTCTCATGGCTacgattgttttgttctgtgggGATGAAGTGTCCAGGCAACAGTACAGAAG ATTATTGCAGAATAAACCAGATGCTGCCCGGAAAGCTCTCTCTGAGAATAGTCTGCAGAAGAATATTGATTTTAATGAAAAGTTCCTTGGAGAGGACACCATTACAGAAA CCTGCAATCTGCCACAGCGACCAAATGAGGCACACATTTTCTTTGGAAATATGAGGAAAGTGGTTGTGTCACTACTGGGGACTACAAAAAACACTGAGTGTGAACGTGACACCGGGATGTCAACATCGTCTGCTTGGAAAACAGAGAG AAGTCTGGACAATGGAAATGTCTCTCTGGATGTGCTGCCAGTCAAAGGACCCCAAGGATCTGCAATGACCATTTCGGAATCCTCCGCGAAG AGTGTACAACCGTTGACCAAGCCAAGCGAGTCATGGTTGATTCGACCTGAGCAACTCTTGCTCCCAGCTCCTTCTCCAA ATGGTGTTGCCTGCACCAGTCGGGTTCAGATACAGAACAAAACATCTAAGGAGCTGAGCTTCGACTTGTCCTGGCCTGCTCACTGCCTAACTGTCACTCCTCAACATGGAGTCATTGAGCCTCA gTGTCACCTGCAGATTTTAGTCAGCCCCAATCCTTCTCTCGCAAACAAATCTTCACTGCTGCCATGGAGCGGACAAATTTACGTTCAGTGTGATGGACAACAGAAG TTCATTAAGGTCCAGATTCGTCAAGATCTGGCTCTTGATGTTTCTGCTGCGCCAGCTGATACAACCCTCTCAGCTCTGGCCCCGCAGCCTGCCACCCCAACCTTAGCTGCCAACAGACCTGTGGCAGTATCCACAGTGACACCTGTTACAGCACCGGCCCTGTTACAGATCAACAACCGAAATATCCTTTTCCCCAACACACTATCAGGGGATTCGTCAG AGGCCGTGCTTGAGGTGGAAAATGGAGGAGTGGAAGTGAGGTGGTACTTGTCCTCGTTTGCTCCTGCCTATGTGAGG GGTGTGGACAGCAGTTGCGATGTTTACCGGGCCACGTACACAGCTTTCAGGTGTTGCAGAGTCTCTGGTACTTTAGGAGCAAAGGAAAAGATGAAG GTTCCCTTTACCTTCCTACCAAGGGACCGTGGTGACTATGCTCAGTTCTGGGACCTGGAATGCCACCCGTTGTCGGAGCCACAACAGAAGACAAGAATCCGCTTTCAACTCTGTGGCACT GGTCTACAATCGGCTTTGGTGGAAGGAGCGCAGGAAGGTGACTGCTCTCTGGTGAAGATCGAAGCCTCAGTGAAGAGCAGGAAGCGAACCGACGGGTTGCCGAGCAAAAACGG CCATGGTGAGGCTGCACCGAGGGGCGTGTACTCTCCAAAAGACGTGTATACTTTCCCACCAACACGCATCGGGGAGTCGAGTACCATCAAGGTGGACATCTACAATAGGTCTCCGAGCGCACACGAG CTGAAGTTTGTGAACCCTCGTGAACCGTTCCACATCAAGAAGTTCAAATGTTCTGTGAG GTCACAACACTTTGTAAAGCTATCCGTCTACTTCAAGCCCACGACTGCTGGAAGACATGACGGCCTGCTGCTGGTCCAGCCGGTGGGGAGTGACAGTATTGTCGTTCAGCTGACCGGAGAAGCTCTGCCTTGA